A region from the uncultured Macellibacteroides sp. genome encodes:
- a CDS encoding RagB/SusD family nutrient uptake outer membrane protein, with protein MKKILYAFLVSLCITSCSVEVDPTDQYSDAVAWQNEEYLDLYVKGFYAGLRENAEITSNMFSDGYSDILKYSVSNLNSSTDQNKILQQENVITPSNGMLCTWGNYDRIKRLNEFLHDVDAKTGHIDPEFVKVRKAEVRFIRAYLYYKMIRNHGGVILRLENTGVDGGLDNEKDAVKARLTEAESWNFVISELEAIAPDMAGKVKWEDEELGRVTQGAVYALLTRCALYAKQYDKVISAGKALEALNVYELSADYNSVFKDITNKELILAVSFEAPDYVHEHDRYFRPTGDKADRGGWACPTEDLVSQYQIKEGDTYVDFDWNNPAHAAAPYENREPRFYTSILYNGAAWNNRTIETFVGGTDGFADFDLTSNTPACVTGYFMKKFLQEGNTNFDELGSDTYWVELRYAEVLLNMAEAYAQTGDMPNAYSYMNKVRTRGGYLSPRESGTNLDVYMKYLMKERMVELAFEGHRYWDLRRWKKAVEVINGKRAYGIKITRSGDSFVYTKVPCDDTDRYFPEKYYYIPVPTSEISNNTACEQTIPW; from the coding sequence ATGAAAAAGATACTATATGCTTTTTTGGTTTCTTTATGTATAACCTCTTGTAGCGTGGAGGTGGATCCTACTGATCAGTATTCGGATGCAGTTGCCTGGCAAAATGAAGAATACCTTGATCTTTATGTAAAAGGGTTTTATGCAGGACTTCGCGAGAATGCGGAGATCACTTCGAATATGTTTTCGGACGGTTATTCGGATATACTTAAGTACAGTGTGTCTAACCTGAACTCATCAACAGATCAGAATAAAATACTTCAACAGGAGAATGTAATCACTCCTTCCAATGGAATGTTGTGTACCTGGGGAAATTACGACCGGATTAAACGGTTGAATGAGTTTTTGCATGATGTGGACGCCAAGACCGGACACATTGATCCTGAGTTTGTGAAGGTGCGCAAGGCTGAGGTTCGTTTCATACGTGCTTACCTGTATTATAAAATGATCCGTAATCACGGGGGTGTGATTTTGAGATTGGAAAATACCGGAGTGGATGGTGGTTTGGATAACGAAAAGGATGCTGTGAAAGCCAGATTGACGGAGGCCGAATCGTGGAACTTTGTGATTAGTGAGCTGGAGGCGATTGCTCCGGACATGGCCGGGAAAGTGAAATGGGAGGATGAGGAACTTGGAAGAGTAACCCAAGGTGCCGTGTATGCGTTACTTACCCGTTGTGCTTTGTATGCCAAGCAATATGATAAGGTTATTTCTGCGGGTAAAGCGCTTGAGGCTTTAAATGTGTATGAGTTATCGGCCGATTATAATTCTGTATTTAAAGATATAACAAATAAGGAGTTGATTCTTGCCGTAAGTTTCGAGGCTCCGGATTATGTGCATGAGCACGACCGCTATTTCCGTCCTACTGGCGATAAGGCCGACAGAGGCGGATGGGCTTGTCCGACCGAAGACCTGGTTAGTCAGTATCAGATTAAGGAAGGGGATACGTATGTGGATTTCGACTGGAACAATCCTGCTCATGCGGCTGCTCCCTACGAAAACCGTGAACCACGTTTCTATACGTCGATTTTATATAACGGGGCAGCCTGGAACAATCGCACGATTGAAACCTTTGTGGGCGGAACGGATGGTTTTGCCGACTTTGATTTAACATCGAATACGCCGGCTTGCGTAACGGGCTACTTTATGAAAAAGTTCCTGCAGGAAGGAAATACCAATTTTGATGAATTGGGCAGCGATACTTATTGGGTGGAACTCAGATATGCGGAGGTACTGCTTAACATGGCTGAAGCTTACGCTCAAACGGGTGATATGCCAAATGCTTACTCGTATATGAATAAGGTACGCACCCGTGGTGGCTATCTTTCTCCCCGCGAGTCTGGCACGAATCTGGATGTTTACATGAAATATCTAATGAAGGAACGTATGGTGGAACTTGCTTTTGAAGGGCACCGCTACTGGGATTTGAGACGCTGGAAGAAAGCGGTTGAGGTGATAAACGGCAAGCGTGCATATGGTATAAAGATTACCCGTTCGGGCGATTCGTTTGTGTACACGAAGGTTCCTTGTGATGATACAGACAGGTATTTCCCTGAAAAGTATTATTACATTCCTGTGCCTACTTCCGAAATTAGTAATAATACTGCCTGTGAACAAACGATTCCGTGGTAA